The Sulfurospirillum diekertiae genomic sequence AAAAATGATATTGACATTAACATCGAATCGTATGAAAATAAGGGCTCTTGTTTTACGTATATTTTGAAACTTGATAAAAAGAAGCTCTTAGATGGTGTGGATGATGCAGAAATAAAGGGTGAACGATGAAAGAAAAACGATTTTTTCTCAGTGCCGCACTGATGCTTTTTTTTGGGCTTATTATTCTCTTCTTATACAATAAGTCAATTTCGTATGAAGAGGAAGAGACGCTTAAAAAACAGATGGATGCACTTTTGTTGACGTTGCATAATAAAATTGCGGAGACAACCAAAGTTTCACTGGCAAGTTCGGTGATTTTAGCGAAAAGTCCCAATGTCGTTGCTTGCTTAAGTGAGCAAAATCGAGAGGACTGTTTGCAGTACCTGCTTGAAATTAGAGATAGTATGGCACTGGCAGAGATTTTTGATAATGCAAGAATACATCTCCATACCAAAGATTTTAAAAGTTTTATTCGCCTTTGGGATTATAACAATCACAACAATGATGATTTAAGCACATTTCGCCATGCACTCGAAAAGATAAAGCTGAGTAAACATCCGATGCAAGGTGTTGAAATTGGGCGACATGGTATGTTTATGCGCGCCATCGCTCCTGTCTTTAAAAAAGATGAGTATGTAGGAACGATTGAAACGGTTGTTGATTTTAAAGATTTAAATGCATATTTTAAAAAAGATGGTGTTGAGTTTTATGTATTGATGAAAAATGAGTATTTATCGATTGCAAATGCGGCATCTTACGGTGAAAAGCTTATACTCGATAACTATACGATTGTCAATCAAGAAGCCAATGGACTAAATTTTATCAAAGAGATTAATTTTCAAGGTACAGGTTATCTCAAAAAAGGTGATAATTATGTTCTTTATACACCTATTGTCGATATTAATGGTGAACATATAGGCTTTTTTGTACTGACATGGAGTGAGAGCTTATCTTTGGCATCCTTTAAAGGATAAGGTTCTTACGCGCTTCATTGCGAATACGATCCATGCCCATGTAAAACTCTTTCATCATGACTAAAAAGAGGTAGTCACCATAGTCTGTAGTGGTGATGTTCTCTTTATTTTCTTTGATTGCTTTGGCAAATTTAAGGAGCATAAGCTCTTTACCCAGTGTATCATTGATCGATTGACCAAACATAGCTGTAAATTTTTTCTTAGAGAGAGTACCATTGAAAAGATCAACCATTAAACGATAATACATCTGTGAGTTGGCTGGGAAAGTTCTCTCTTTTGTAATAGCCGAAGATTTTTCTTGAATAAGCGTCGCATATTTATCTAAAGCAAATTCATTGAGGTAAAGGGTGTCTTTTAAAAAACTAAAAGAGCCTGAGCCGACACCGACATACTCTTCATTGTCAATAATATATTCATCAATAATCAAATCGCTCTCTTTGGAAAACGACCAACCATGTCGTGCAGGATAGAGCTCTTTAAGTGATTTTTTAATAGTGCTAAAAAAGGTAAATTCATTCTCAAGACTGAATTCTCCCAGTGTTTTTTTCACGCTATTTTTCACCAATGAGGAGGTCATGAGTGGATAGACGCTGGTTTGCTCTGGAGAGAGTTTTTTAAGTGTCTCTAGGTCGTGAATGAGCCCTTCTTCTGTTTGTGTAGGGAAATTAAAAATGAGATCCACGCTGGTGATGGGCAAAATCCCCAGCATGGATGCAATTTTCGCGTACACCTCTTCTCCTGAACCAAACTTCTCATAACGCCCTAATTTCTTTAAAAGGGTATCATCAAAGGTTTGAACACCTATAGAGAGACGATCGACTAAGCCATCCAATTGGAGTACGGTTTTTGGGTTGATATGGTTAGGATCGCTCTCACACGAGACATGTTCAATGGAGAAGAGTTTTCGAACCAACTCAATCGTTGTAATCAACTCTTCTTCATCAATCAATGGTGTACCTCCACCTATGACTAAATAGTTAAAATCATATCCCAACTCTTTTACATGTAAAATCTCTTCACGTAAATGGCGGTAGTATATGAGAGCAGCTTCTTTGGTATAGGTGAATTTATTAAAAGAGCAGTACGGGCAAAACATTGTACAAAAGGGGACATGAATGTAAAGTAGATACTTTTTGTTTTCAGGAGGAGGTGGCAATCCTAAAGAGGGTTTTTCGACATGTAAATAGTGTTTAGTATATTGGCTCATAAAATAGCTTGTTGCATTGGTGATAATTTTCGATTGACGGGATTGCATCATAATCCTTATTTATTTTTTCTTACTAAAGCATATAAAAAATTATAGTGGTTCTTCGTGACATTGAGCATGTGATTTGTGTACAGTGTTGCACAACAGATGGCTTTTTCATCTACAGCAATTTTTTGATGATAGATTTTCATCATGCTACTCCTTATTAAATTAATGAAGACATTATAGGCTTATGAGCGTAATTTTTATGTAAACAAATGGTTACACAAAATAACAATACTCAAGACTAAGTCAAAATATTACTGATAAAAGAGGAGAAAATCAGGGGGATCGTTTCACGATAAATTCACTATTTAGACTATAATACGCTTTATTTTCTATGGATGGAGGTTGACAATGAAATTACAAAAGCTTTTTTTGATGGGATTAGGTGTTTTGATAAGCACATCTTCCCTTTTTGCAGCAGATTTTGATTGGATGGTAAGTCTTAATATGCGTTCTCATGAAGATCCTTATGGCTATCGATATAGTTTGGTAGATCGCTTTGGCGTTCGAGAGCCTGATGTTATGGTGATTTTAACAAGTGTTTATGATCCTGCGGATGCCTATATGATCTTTCGCCTTGCCGAGTTAACGGGACGACCACCAGAGTATATTTTAAGAGTATATCGTGAGCGAAGACATTATGGCTGGGATGATATAGGGCGTCATGTAGGTATTAGACCAGATTTTGGTGAATTTATAGAGCTTCGTGAGCGATATGACACGCGTTATATTTACCACCCTAGAGGGCACTATGAAGATCGTCGTGACATGCCTGTTCGCAAAGTCTATGTAGAGCCAAGGCATTATGAACACCAGCCAGAACGTAGAGATTCAGATAGAGATGAGAGACGAGATCACAATCCGCATCATGACAGAGATGATGATCGAAGAGATGACGGACGCGATAGACGTTAAAATAATTCAAAGGAGTATTTATGAAATTTAAAAGTATTGTATTAGCAACGGTTAGTTTTGTACTCGTAAGTAGCTCAACATTGTTCTCCGCTGATTTTGATTGGATGGCAAGTTTAAATATGCGTTCTCATGCAGATCCTTATGGCTATCAAGCAGGGCTTGCTTCACGTTTTGGTATGCCAGAATCACAATTAAGCCTCATTATAAAAAGTGTTGGTGCTCCTGCCGATGCGTATATGGTGCTTCGTCTCTCCGAATTATCGGGACGATCCCATGAAGAGGTGCTTCGATATTATCAAGCTAACAAACACAAAGGCTGGGGCGTTATGGCAAAAGATCTTGGTATAAAACCCGGTTCAAGCGAGTTTAAGGCACTCAAAGCAGGTCACGATATGCGTGATTTTGATGATAGACATGATGATCGTGACCGTGGTGACCAAGATCATGGAAATGGTAATAAAGAGCACGGGAAAAAAGGGCATTAACGTTTAATGCGTTAAAGCAATGAATAGCTTAGTTCGATTTGAAATGTCATAACAGAGGTAAAGAGATCATCGTTTAAAGGAAACGGAAAGCTTTTTTGAACCGCATCTTCCGTCGCTTTATGGAAGATCTTTTTACCCTCTAAAATGACCAATGAAAGTAGCTCTCCTCTGGGAGAGATCGTAAATTCTATCATGACTTTTCCCTCTATATGGCTATTTTGAGCGATCTTTGGATAGGTCTTATGCTCATTGATACGCCTTTTTAGGTTTTCTAAATACTCTTTTTGTTTTACATGTAAAGCTTCTTTGCTACTGGCTTCTGAACTCATCGCTTCAGCTTTTACCTCTTTCGTGACCGTTTGCTCTTCCAAATCAGAATGTTTACTCTCTTGTGAAACCACCATAGCCTCTTTTTTGACAAGTGCGTTTGGCAAGGTTTTAGACTCTTTCTTAGCAACATTTTTTTGAGGCGTGTGCGTCAAGGTTGGCGGTGAGGGAGGAGGTGGTGTTGTTGGATGAAGTTCAGGTTCCTCTTTTTTGGGTTCATACAAAGTAATTGCCATCACGTCTTTAGATAAATCAGCCAAAGCGGGTTTGTGTATAAACGAAGTGTGATACATCAATGCAAATCCACCGATAAGGTACACAATTAAGCTCACTGTAAAAGCGTGAATGTAGCGTTTCATTGTTTCGTTAAAATCCCAATTTGTGTGTAATGATGTTGCTTTAAAAGATCCATGAGTTTGACAAAAGGCTCAAAAGAAGCGTGCTTGTCACAATTAATCATAATGGGAGTTTGCTCATTAAACTGTAAAAGCTCACTCTCAAGAGAGCCTTCCTCAACGGCTTTGTCATTGAAAAAGAATTTCTCTTCTTGTGTGATGGTAACGATAAGCTCTTTTTGCTCGCTCAAAGGCTTGGCAGAAGTTGCTTGTGTTAAATCCACAGGTATAATACCTTTTGCCACAAACGTTGCCGTGGTTAGGACTATAACAAGAAGTACAAGCATAATGTCGATAAAGGGTACGACATTAATCGTTTCAAAGCGACGTATTTTCATCAGTTCCACTCTGCTTTGCAATATCCCAGCACATTAAAATTTTCTCAATTTTACGTACCAGATGGTTGTAAAAAAAGATGGCTGGAATGGCAACCACAAGACCCATAGCGGTTGCTTTAAGCGCCAATGCTAAGGATGACATAATGGTCTTAACATCAATTTGTCCGCTTTGTCCCATGGTGTAAAAGGTGATAATAATGCCACACACCGTACCCAAGAGACCGATGTAGGGGGCATTTGAGCCAAAGGTTGAGAGAATATGGACGTGATTGGTCACATCCATCTCTAATTTTTCTTTACAGGTATAGTGTGAGATTTTTAAAGCTCGGTAAAACAAAAGTCGCTCGACCCAAAAAAAGAGTGTGATAAAACTCATAAAACCTAGTAATCCAATGACACCATAGTCCACAATGTCTTGCAATAGCGTAATGGAGATCATTTCATCTCCTTGGGAGTCTCTTGCAAAGTTTTAGCGCTTCCATGGTGCGCGTGCCCCTCTTGTTTCATGCCATACGTTGCAAAAGCGTAGCTTCGATAAAGGTTGAGTCCCAAATAAAGAAAAATTAAAAGGGAAGCAAAGAAAAAGGCTATGACTCTTTTTGTTGTAGATGCTTGAAAGAATGTTATGCGTTTTGCCATAATCAAAAGTGCCCAAAATACCGCAATATAATTCATAACCCCAAAGATTTTAAGCCACGCATCTTTTTTAGATGCCAAAGGTTCAACGGGTGAAAAAGGAAGATGAAATCCATCAATAAAACCATTGACGATGGTGCTGTAATGGTGGACAAAGAAAAACTCGTATGTATGCGACAAGCCACCGATGATAAAAATGGGGATGAAGGCATAAGAGAGTGTATAAAATGCCGACTTGAAGTTTATATGTAAAAGTTTTGAAGCAATGAACGTGCCTCCCATTGCAAAGCCTATTGTTATGAGAGTCGCGAAAAAAAGCGCACTTATACCCACATAATCAATCCCTTTAATGGCAATGTTTGTTTGGATCCATTGACCTAATTGAACCCAAAAGTAGCTATCACTAATGGCGACACGACTGAGGGCATGGTGAAAACTCATCGTGATAGTAATAGCAGCCGTAATAAGCAAAATCGCCCAGACTTCAGCCGTTGAAGTTTGAAACTTCTGAAAAAGTGAAGAAGAGGGCTTAGTCAGTTTAAAGCTCACGGACTCACAACTTTGCGCACAACTCATACACAAAGTACAATCTCCCATAGAGGCTTTGGTGTCAAAACTAAAAGGTTTGAGGTTGTATGAACAAGCTTTTGTGCATTCAAACGTTTTACAGGCTTGGCAGCTTTGCGCATACGTTCCAAGCCATGTAAATGAAACTTTTGAAAAAGTGCGTGTGAGTGTGCCAATGGGGCAGATATATTTGCAGTAGCTCATCTCTTTAAATATAAAGAAAAAACCAAAGGCAACACTGCTCATAACACTAAAAAAGATTGCACTGCTCAGAGGCGTTTTATAGGCACTTGAATAGATATAATAGACCGTCCACCAGCCAAAAAAGAGTAATAAAACACCGATAAGCGGCTGTTTGAGCCATGTTGGCACTGTTTTTTGAAGCCCAAATCGTGTCAGGTATTTACCCACAAAAGCATGGGGGCAAATGCCGCAAAACAGACGTCCAAAAGTAGAAAGGGTTACCACCATAAAAAGTGGCCAAAAGAGTGACCAAAAAAGAACGGTTGTAAAGCTGTTTTGCTCTTTGGTAGGAGCCATAAAACCCAATATAATGGCATAGACAAATAGGGCTAAAACACTCACTCTTAAAAGCAGTAAAAACGTTCTGTTTTTAAAGAAAAATGCACTCAATGGATTGGCAAAGAGGTCGTTTGCGTCTCGTTTTTGGTGATCAACCATTTTTCATCCTTTAAAATTTGTAGCGGTAGCTAACCATACCACTTCGTGGCGCTGCTGCTTTGTAACTCTCGACACCGTAAACGCTTTTATCCGCTTGCATTGCATAGTGTTTGTCGAAAATATTGTAGATGTTGAGCTGAATAAGATGCTCTTTATGCTCATACCCTAGCATCAAGTCTGTGACAAAATCGTATCCGGTGTATTTATCGGAGTTGGCATTATCAAGATAGTAGTTTCCCCACGTCTTGGTTTGAATGCGTGTTTTAAAGCCATTTGCCATTTTGTAGTTGGCTTCAAGACCGTATTGTGTTTTTGGAATATACGGTAGATAGTTTCCATCGCGGCTCACAAAGGCTGAGCCCACTTTCTCTTGAAAACTTTTGTATTTAAAGTCACTGTATGCATACGAGAGTCCAAAATTTAAAGCTGGGGTGACATGGTATGTTCCTAAAAATTCAAATCCGCGTTTTTGAGTTTCTCCAGCATTATCATAGATCGTATTGCCGCCAGCGTCTTTAATTTGAATGATCTCGTCTGTGACATCGTTTTGATAAATTGCCATATCATAAGAGAAATCGCCTGTTCGTGTTTTCAGACCAATCTCATAGTTGATACTTTTGGTTTTATCGAGTGCTTCATTGTCTGTGAGTTCACTGGTTGTGGGTGCTTGATTGGCAAAAGCGACGGAGCTGTAAATATTGGTTGCATCTGTGAGTGCATAGGTGATACCAAGTTTTGTTGAGAGGAGTGTAAAGCTTTTATCAATCGCATAAGCACCAGCACCTGTGCGTACTTGCTGGTGCTATAGTTAAAATAGCTGTATTCTGTACCCGTTACATCAAAAGCGAGTTTATCAGCACGTGCACTGATGTCAATGGTCGTTTTATCAAATGGTGAAAATGTTTCCATCGCATACACGCCATATAAGGAAGCAAGAGAGTCTTCAACATTCGCTAAAGCACCTTCTCTGTTAGAGAGCGTTTTTGTAATTCTACCTCCACCCCCTACAACAACATCTGCGTATTGGTATTTTTTAGCATCATCACTACGGTCTTGTTTAGCAGTGACGCCAAAGACTAACATGGCATTGCGATCAAAGAGTTTGTGCGCATAGTCAGCCTCTAAATCGGTTCCATAGACATAGTTTTCATCCGCATCGTTGATAATGCCTGTAACTGGGTGAAAGTGTTCCCACTTATTGACGTAAAAGCGTGGTTTATAGGTCCAATCTCCTATTTCTTTTGAATATTTGGTGTTTAAAGAGAGAATTTTAGAATCCCTTGCGGTGTATTGCCAAGGGCTAGAGGTGTTGTGTTGCTCTCCTATTTTTTTAAATTCTTCAAACTCTGCTCTTGTCATAGATGCAGGTAACTCTAAATTGGACTCGGTGTAAGCGAACTCACTTTCAAGCGTTGCATCATCATCAAAAATATGACCGTATTTGAAGCTTATCTGTTTAGAATCAAAGGCATTGTTGTCTCGCCAGCCATTATCGATTTTGCGTTGAGAATAGTTCATGGAAACAAAGTCGTTATCGTCAAGTTTTTCTCTTAATTTCAAGTTGAGGTTGCGTTGCCCATCATTTCCAACACCTAATTTGATGCTGTTGCTATCTTCTTCAAAAACAGATTTTGTGATGAGCTGAATAACACCACCTGTGGTATTGACCGCGTTGATGGAGCCAGGCCCTTTTTGCACCTCAATGCTTTGTACATCTTGCATATCAATATAATCAAAACGCGTAAACGAATCAGGATCAGTCATTGGAACGCCATCTTTAATAACCATAATTTCTCTCACGCCATAACTAGCTTTTAACCCAGCACCGCGAATAATAAGCCTTGGGCTTGGTGAATTGCTAGAACTTTCGACATTAACGCCAGGAATATTCTCAAGCGCACTGCTCACATCAAGAACATTTTTGTCTTCAATCGTTTGCGCATTGACAACAGCGATTGATTGTGAAACTTCTTTGGTTCCCGTTTCAACTTTGGTTGCAGTAACACTGATATTGTCCAGCTGAATGGTTTCGGCGCTGGCGAATAGAGGCAAAAGTGCAAGGGTCTGGTAGAGGCGTTTCTTGTCTATCATAAATGATCCTTATAAAATTTTGAAATAAAATTATTATAAGGAAGTGTGAAATTAGTGTTAAATGAAAATTGAAACAAAGTTTTAAGAGGGATTATTTCAAAATATGGGGACAATCGGCTATAATTACATGTAAAAATACTAAAGGAAATTTTGATGCAAACTTATGCATGCGGACACATTAATCCGGATTCTGATTCTGTCGTATCAGCTATCTCTCTTTCATATCTCAAAACACAGCTCGGCGAGCCTTGTACACCTGCGCGTCAAGGTGAAATTAGTCCTGAAACAGAGTTTATTTTAAAAACTTTTGGACTTGAAAAACCTCTTTTAAAAAATGATTTTTCAGGCGATAATCTTTATATTACGGATTATTCTGATCTTGCACAAGCGCCGCACAATCTCAAAGAGACGAATATTTTAGGTATTGTCGATCACCATAAACTAGGAGATATCACCACAACGACACCCCTTGAGTGTTGGATTCGCCCTGTGGGTTGTACCAATACGATTGTCAAAGAGATGTATGATCACTATAAAATTGAAATTCCTAAAAACATTGCAGGCGCAATGATGATGGCCATTTTAAGTGACACCGTTTTATTTAAATCTCCAACGTGTACCAAAGTCGATACCAAAGCTGTCAAAGAGCTAGCCAAAATAGCAGGAATAGAAGACTTTAAAGCGCTTGGTATGGAGATGTTTTTGGTCAAATCAGCAGTCATTGGAGCAAGCCCACGTGCCCTTTTATTGCGCGATTACAAAGACTTTGAAATGGGTGGCAACAAAATCGGTATTGGTCAACTAGAAGTGGTTGATCTCAAAGTGTTTGATGGCATGAAAGAAGCACTGTTTGCTGATATGAAAGCCTACAAAGAAGAGGGTGGTCGCCATACGGTGATGCTTCTTTTAACAGACATTATGGTCGAAGGTTCTCAATTTTTAGTGGTAAGTGATGATGAAAGCATCGTTGAAAAAGCGATGAAGACAAAACTTATCAATCACGAAATGTGGGTTGATGGTGTATTGAGTCGTAAAAAACAGGTTATTCCTGTCATGGAAAAGCAGTTCTAAAAGCTGTTGTGTGAAAAAAGGCACCCTTAAAAGACGTTATCTCATTCAAAATCCTAAAGAAGTGATTGCATATCTTGCAACCACTTCTTTTTATAAAAAAGCAATACATCAACTCTACCTTGAAAATCACTCTCGCCACACTGATCGTTTTGGTGTTTTAACTTTTCAGTTTAATACTTTAGATCAGATAAATGCTTTTGAAGCAGATGTAAAGTTGCATATTATCAAGAATGTGAGTGACGATAAACGCTATAAAAATCGTTACCTTTCACTGTTTGGATTACCTCTGAACTACGATTTCTCTCTTCATGAAGTGTTTAAAAAGTGTGAGATGATCGGTTTAAGGGAGCTTGATTTTTCTTTTTCTCATGGCATGAGCAGCCAAAAAGTGCTGAAAGTTCTTTTGTATAGGGAAGTACAGTTTTTAGAATATGAAGTAACGTTGCTATTAGAAGATGATGCAAAAGCACTTAAAAATCTTTCTAAAATTGCAGAAAACATACGCTATATTCTAGGGATTGGTAGTGTTACTTTTGATAGTGCTCTGATTCAGTGTTTACAAAAAGCTTTTGAAGTATTTTTAAATCATGATAGAGAAAAGTTACTTCAATTTGTGCAAAGTTCACACTATAGGACGTTGCTATTAGATATACGCTTTTTCTTACACGAGCAAAGCGGTTTTTATTTGCTTCCTAAAAGTGAAATGCCTCTTCTTTTCTTTGTGAAAAAGTATCTCAAAAAAGAAGAATTTCGTATTGCAAAAAGGCTTAAAAGGGCACTTTATTAACATTTCGTTTGAATTGAAGAGGTACTATTTTAATAATAATTTGGGATATTGCGGTACAATAGCACACCCATTTTTCTACAAAGGATAAACAATGAAAAAAAACGACATTACATGTAGGTCTCGCTCTTAGCGCAGCATTAATTTTAATGAGTGGGTGTGCAACATCCGAGCTTCAGACAAGTGCACGAATGACACAGAGTGTTTTCATTAACCCTGTGGCTAAAGATAAACGAACCATTTTTATTTCAACTAAAAATACCAGTGGTGCTCCGATTAACTTAGAGAACCGTATTATTCAGGCATTGTATGCTAAAGGATACACCATCGTAGATGATCCTGAAATGGCAACATATGTGTTGATGACGAATATCTTGTTTTGTAATAAAAAGAGTGAAAATAATGTTGTAGGTGGCGCAGTAATGGGTGGCGCAGCAGGTGCGATTGCCAACTCTGGTAGTAATGGTCGAAGTATGGCAGCTGCTGGACTTGGTGGAGCGCTTGTTGGTGGACTCATTGGCAAAGCAACGGAAGATACGATCTTCCAAATGCAAGTGGACATCGTCATTCGTGAAAAAGCCAAAGGTAAGGTTATGGCAAATACGGGTACTGTAGGTGGACAAGCTGGCATTCGTGATGGTCAAAAATCAGGTACAATGAACAGCTTTGGTGGACCAATCCGTGATGCCGATGCAAGTGGTAAAATGTACAGCAACACCTACTCTTCAAGTTCACAATCGTATGAGAGTGACTATATAGAGCATAAAACAATGATGTTTGCAGAAGCCACTAAAATGAATTTGACACTGTATGAAGCAACCCCAATCTTGGAAGATAAAATTGCACAACAAGTCGCAGGACTATTTTAATACTTTGACACGCTTCTCAAGCAAAGCTTGAGAAGCTACGTTATACTAGGTACTGAAGCTTGCCTCTTTCGAGGCAGAAATAGACTCTTTTGGTGCTGATACTATGGATATTCAAGCTCGCCAGTGATTTGGCAATATATTTTACATGTAGGAATTGTTTTGGAGAATAACGACAACAAACAACAGAAAATTGTTCAGATGTTTAATGAGATTGCAGGGACTTATGATACTGCCAACCGCGTTTTAAGTATGGGCATTGATATTCAGTGGCGTAAAACAGCGTGCGATGAAACTTTTGCACGCTACACTAAGCCAATCGAGCTTATCGTGGATGTCGCGTGTGGTACAGGCGATATGATGGGCTATTGGGCAAAACAAGCCAAAAAAGCAGGACGAAGCATCGGCAAGATTTTAGGCGTTGATCCTTCCACTGGTATGACGGATGTGGGCAAGCAAAAATTCCCCGAGTTTGAATTTGTCATCTCCGAAGCGACTGAAATTCCACTTCCAAATGAAAGTGCCGACATCTTAAGTATCAGCTATGGTATTCGCAATGTCGTACGTCGCCAAGAAGCTTTTAGTGAGTTTGCACGTGTTGTCAAAAAAGATGGCTATGTGGTCATCTTAGAATTTACCAAAGATGAGAAAAAAGGCATTTTCTTTGCTCTTAAAGATTTCTATCTCAACAAAGTGCTCCCCATTTTAGGTGGACTGATCTCTAAAAATAAAGCAGCCTATGAGTATCTTCCAAACTCCATTGAAGGCTTTTTAACCCCGACTATGCTTCAAAAAGAGCTCGATATCGCAGGGTTTGAAACGGAATTTATCAAAAGTTTTTCGATGGATATTTCGACGTTGGTCATTGCTAAAAAACGCTAATGAGCCAAACCCTTAGCGTCTCGAGTTTAAACAACCAAATTAAGTCTCTCCTTGAGACAACCTTTTTACATGTAAGCGTGGAAGGTGAGGTTTCTAGACCCACCTATCACAGCTCAGGGCATCTCTATTTTACTCTCAAAGATGCTGACTCTTCCATCTCCTGTGTGATGTTTAAAGGCAATACAAGAACGTTGAAATTTCAAGTGGAAGAGGGCATGGCAGTGGTCGTTCATGGCTCCATTTCGGTTTTTTCACCGCGTGGAACCTATCAGATCAACTGTACGATGATGGAACCTTCCGGCAGTGGAGCACTCGCAAAAGCCTATGAACAGCTTAAAGTTAAACTTGGTGCTAAAGGCTATTTTGAAGCAGAGCATAAAAAGTCCTTGCCTCGTTTCGTTAACCATATTGCTTTGGTGACTTCAGGCACTGGTGCAGCGCTTCAAGATATGCTCCGCGTGGCAACGAAGCGTTGGCCATTAGTAAAAATCACTCTGCTCGATACTCTGGTTCAAGGTGAGGGTGCGAAATTTGCCATTGCTTCCAATATTGCACGGGCAGATGCGCTTGGTGCAGATGTGATTATTGTTGGGCGCGGTGGCGGAAGCGTGGAGGATTTGTGGGCATTTAACGAAGAAATTGTAGCCGACGCTATCTTTACATGTAAAACACCGATTGTTTCCGCAGTAGGGCACGAGATCGACTATGTGATCAGTGATTTTGTAGCCGACTTA encodes the following:
- the ubiE gene encoding bifunctional demethylmenaquinone methyltransferase/2-methoxy-6-polyprenyl-1,4-benzoquinol methylase UbiE — translated: MFNEIAGTYDTANRVLSMGIDIQWRKTACDETFARYTKPIELIVDVACGTGDMMGYWAKQAKKAGRSIGKILGVDPSTGMTDVGKQKFPEFEFVISEATEIPLPNESADILSISYGIRNVVRRQEAFSEFARVVKKDGYVVILEFTKDEKKGIFFALKDFYLNKVLPILGGLISKNKAAYEYLPNSIEGFLTPTMLQKELDIAGFETEFIKSFSMDISTLVIAKKR
- the xseA gene encoding exodeoxyribonuclease VII large subunit; amino-acid sequence: MSQTLSVSSLNNQIKSLLETTFLHVSVEGEVSRPTYHSSGHLYFTLKDADSSISCVMFKGNTRTLKFQVEEGMAVVVHGSISVFSPRGTYQINCTMMEPSGSGALAKAYEQLKVKLGAKGYFEAEHKKSLPRFVNHIALVTSGTGAALQDMLRVATKRWPLVKITLLDTLVQGEGAKFAIASNIARADALGADVIIVGRGGGSVEDLWAFNEEIVADAIFTCKTPIVSAVGHEIDYVISDFVADLRAPTPSAAMEMILPDSVEMLQRIDGLMERYNLVFGRILRSKEESLTHLTRLFAKRSIDEKLSLWKNEIGILQSQYNDKIALLYREKSRQVNLLKEQIIFQTRQNLAKKEQLLSSYTIALNSKEPTREQKECYAQIVKGGKKIALEKIAEGEIFELQTLHTILKAKALEKKVLIKES